TTTTAGATGTATTCGAAAAAGATATCGCGATTACAATTGAAGGACCACGCGCTGGTGATGTGAAACGTTCTGTACTTGCCAATGACCGCGCAAAAGAGCTGACGGGATGGACCAATCAGGTTAGTTTGAAAGAAGGATTAGTGGCATTACGAGAAGCAATGTTACAACAACAAGCGTAAAAAGGGTTAAAAATAAAAGGAGGCATCATTATGCTACAAACATTTGGAGTTGAAATCGATGAAAATTTTCTGGAGATACTATTATTTTCTAATAAGTCATTCGATAAATATGCAACAAAGAAAGTATTACCAGCCAAAACTGTGATAGACGCGTCTGTGACAGATAATCATTCTTTCATTTATATAGAAAAAGGGTTGACCAAAATTGTAGCGAGCCATAATACGAAGGAAACGACAATTTCATTTTCAGGGGATGGAGAATTTATCGGGTTTGCATCATTGCTATCAAAGGGAAGAAATCAATTTGAACTAGAAACAATTTCGGAGACAACCGCCTACTTCATCGATCCATACTTCGTTTTGAATGTGATTGATGAGTCTGGTTGGGGAACATCGATTTTACTTAAAATCATCGAGAATCTAACACAGTCTGTGAATTATTACGGGAAGTTTAATCTATTGCCAGCAAAAGCAAAAGTTGCCGCATCCTTGTTACATTTAGAGTCTAAAAAATTAGGAAAAATAGATGGGCATTTACCAAAAGAAATTTGTCAGCATCACTTGGCTAGTTATTGCCAGATTACACGTGAGTACGCGACGACGATCTTGTCTAAGTTTGAAGAAGAAGGTCTCGTGCAGCTGACGCCAAAACCAATTAAAATATTGGATATATATACATTAAAAGAAATGGTCGGCTTTGAAATATCGGGATCGTTACATTAATAAACAGGTGTTAAAATACATTATCTGAGGCGTAGCGTATTTTTTACGGTGCGCTTCTCGTCATGTATAAACGAATGATCTAGTGTAGATCATGTAACATAAAACGGGATATAAAATTGTGTATTGAGAATATTGAAGGAAAGGGAGTCATTATGCAAATTTTTGAGCGGAGAGAAAAGAAGTATATCTTAACTGAGGAAAAATACAACTTGCTTTTGGAAAGAATTTCGGAACATATGAAGGAAGATAAGTATGGTTTGCACACGATTTGTTCGCTTTATTATGATACAAGCAATTACGATTTAATCAAACGATCGAGCGAAAAACCAACGTTTAAGGAGAAGTTCAGAGTTCGTACGTACGGGGTTCCAAGCATTGAACAGA
The sequence above is drawn from the Listeria weihenstephanensis genome and encodes:
- a CDS encoding Crp/Fnr family transcriptional regulator, with translation MLQTFGVEIDENFLEILLFSNKSFDKYATKKVLPAKTVIDASVTDNHSFIYIEKGLTKIVASHNTKETTISFSGDGEFIGFASLLSKGRNQFELETISETTAYFIDPYFVLNVIDESGWGTSILLKIIENLTQSVNYYGKFNLLPAKAKVAASLLHLESKKLGKIDGHLPKEICQHHLASYCQITREYATTILSKFEEEGLVQLTPKPIKILDIYTLKEMVGFEISGSLH